The Legionella sp. MW5194 nucleotide sequence CTTTCTGATGTACAAATCTCCGCTTTTTTAGCGGCAAGTAGTGCAGGACGTCTAACCCGTACGGAAATCATGAAACTCACCAAAGCCATGATAGACAGTGGTGATCGCTTATCCTGGTCTTCACCTCTGGTCGTCGATAAACATTGCGTGGGAGGATTGCCGGGAAATCGCACAACTCTGATTGTAGTTCCCATTGTGGCCGCTTTTGGATTGATGATTCCAAAAACATCATCGCGTGCCATTACATCACCCGCGGGGACTGCGGATACCATGGAGACTTTAGCTCCAGTCCACTTAAGTCCCCAAAAGATGCGCCAAGTGGTTGAACAAGAAAACGGCTGTATCGTATGGGGTGGGGCTGTGAGTTTAAGTCCTGCTGATGACGTGCTCATCCGTGTGGAACGAGCCATTGATTTAGATAGTGAAGGGCAATTAGTGGCTTCCATTCTTTCTAAAAAAATTGCAACAGGGGCCACACACGCGGTTATTGATATCCCCGTAGGACCTACTGCCAAAGTGAGGAATCAGTCTATGGCGCTCCTTCTGAAACAATTGCTTGAGGAGGTAGGTAACGAGTTAGGGCTTGTTGTCCATACTTTATTTACGGATGGGACGCAGCCGGTAGGCCATGGCATTGGCCCGTCGTTAGAAGCTCGCGATGTATTGGCAGTATTACAAGGGTTGCCTGATGCGCCCAATGATTTGCGTGAACGAGCGTTGACGCTTGCAGGTGCTGCGTTAGAGTGTTCTTCGAAAGTACCAACGGGTTTAGGTAAATCCATTGCGACGCAATTATTGGATAGTGGACAAGCGTTTAAGAAATTTCAGGCCATTTGTGAGGCTCAGGGTGGGATGAGGGAATTGACCAAGGCACGTTTTACTTATCCTGTTGTGGCTGCAAAGGCAGGAAAAGTCTCCCTCATTGACAATCGAAAGCTTGCAAAAATAGCTAAGCTTGCTGGTGCGCCTAAATCGAAATCGGCGGGTATTGACCTCCATTCCCATGTCGGCGAATCCGTTGAAAAAGGCGAACCTTTGTTTACAATTCATTCGGAGTCTTCAGGGGAGCTCCATTACGCCTGTGATTTACTTCGCGATAAACAAGACATCATTATTTTAGGAGAAAATTCTTGAAGCCTCTGTTATGTTCATTATTTGATTCTTCAGAAATTGCCGGACAATTACAAAAGACACTTCAAGTGGAAGTGGGTAAGGTCACATTCCACCGTTTTCCTGATACAGAATGGTACTTAAAAATTGATTCAGAGGTTAAAAGTCGCAGCATTATGGTAGTGGACAGTTTAAACCAGCCGGATGAAAAAATACTGCCTTTGTTGTTTTTTGCCAAAACGGCTAAAGAGTTGGGGGCTAAAAAAATCGGTTTGATTGCTCCTTATCTTTCCTACCTACGGCAAGATAAACGTTTTCACGAAGGAGAAGGAATTACTTCACGTTATTTTGCGGACATTTTATCGACTTCATTCGATTGGCTCATGAC carries:
- a CDS encoding thymidine phosphorylase family protein; translated protein: MHHSFLSANGGIVVSKKTSHGLRLKHLGIKTYHEAIIYMREDCHVCHSEGFEVQTRIQVTLGQHSMIATLNVVTSELLQPGEAGLSDYAWESLHAKEGDEIQVSHPKPLESLSYVHTKIYGKELSYEQMKIIIDDVLSGRLSDVQISAFLAASSAGRLTRTEIMKLTKAMIDSGDRLSWSSPLVVDKHCVGGLPGNRTTLIVVPIVAAFGLMIPKTSSRAITSPAGTADTMETLAPVHLSPQKMRQVVEQENGCIVWGGAVSLSPADDVLIRVERAIDLDSEGQLVASILSKKIATGATHAVIDIPVGPTAKVRNQSMALLLKQLLEEVGNELGLVVHTLFTDGTQPVGHGIGPSLEARDVLAVLQGLPDAPNDLRERALTLAGAALECSSKVPTGLGKSIATQLLDSGQAFKKFQAICEAQGGMRELTKARFTYPVVAAKAGKVSLIDNRKLAKIAKLAGAPKSKSAGIDLHSHVGESVEKGEPLFTIHSESSGELHYACDLLRDKQDIIILGENS